In Oceaniferula flava, one genomic interval encodes:
- a CDS encoding adenylate/guanylate cyclase domain-containing protein, giving the protein MWWLPVMGDFLAKQERMLRDFFTAHDHRLKPREDFVFLGIDSASLTLDGPAAEVVAGNSTLEKMSKRYPWDRRVYAEAIDRLANAGAKLIIIDLVFPQGATAEEDEALAAAIARHRNKVVLASAFMAQAAGDQQTVTQMVEPIEPFLGPLDSETPSGYVNFWPHYKDRLVREVQLSKTLREVNNQPRRSDEPVFVPLSVAAARQLGKEPTAPSQIARFRMARVQGRNVDEVYEPQSLYRIFVPSDWQQYREAAFFQDKVVIIGPAAPTFQDAHDTPAGKVYGAQLHLHALGAILEDAWYREGLLGDGLLLRWILCGVALMVSCAVAFAWSRVGRLLLALSVAFVLWLGTAYFTCYFTGVVIGGVPWMATTSSGIFGAMIWQAITERARRQQLHRHLQRSMSPDVADAIVKAPSGYYAAASGNRKEVTVLFADVRDFTTRSEQQDAVQLVSQLNEYLEKMVEVIFAHGGTVDKFIGDAIMATWGGLDRDDSQAQAEASVQAAKGMLHELAKLNAKWASEGLEPFHIGIGIHHGEAVVGEVGSDQRTDFTVIGDAVNLASRTEGLTKKLAVELLISSAVYAHLTEPQGWVEVLSVRVKGRDAAVSLYTPFPHDDQQRLVLEAGVAAFRSGDLSKATAHFAELEAAPTFAGVARFYQQELMKLSAGTKTPPGWDGVIRMDSK; this is encoded by the coding sequence ATGTGGTGGTTGCCGGTCATGGGAGACTTTCTGGCCAAGCAGGAACGGATGCTGCGGGACTTTTTCACCGCCCACGACCATCGATTGAAACCCAGAGAGGATTTTGTTTTTCTGGGCATCGATTCCGCCAGCCTGACCCTCGACGGCCCTGCTGCGGAAGTGGTGGCAGGAAACTCGACGCTGGAAAAAATGTCGAAGCGTTATCCTTGGGACCGCCGGGTTTATGCAGAGGCCATTGACCGCCTCGCCAATGCGGGGGCTAAGTTGATCATCATTGATCTCGTTTTCCCCCAAGGCGCCACTGCCGAGGAGGATGAGGCGTTGGCTGCTGCGATAGCGCGACACCGCAACAAGGTGGTGCTGGCGTCCGCTTTCATGGCTCAAGCCGCCGGCGATCAGCAGACGGTGACTCAGATGGTGGAACCTATTGAGCCGTTTCTAGGACCACTCGATAGTGAAACACCGTCAGGCTATGTCAATTTCTGGCCTCATTACAAAGATCGGCTAGTGCGCGAAGTGCAGCTGAGTAAAACCCTCAGAGAGGTCAATAATCAGCCGCGGCGATCGGATGAGCCGGTGTTTGTGCCTCTCTCTGTGGCGGCGGCACGGCAGTTGGGAAAAGAGCCGACCGCGCCGAGTCAGATCGCCCGGTTCCGCATGGCGAGGGTGCAAGGGCGCAATGTCGACGAGGTTTATGAGCCTCAAAGTTTGTATCGCATCTTTGTGCCGAGCGATTGGCAGCAGTATCGTGAGGCGGCATTTTTTCAGGACAAGGTGGTCATTATCGGGCCGGCGGCTCCCACCTTTCAAGACGCGCACGACACGCCGGCAGGTAAGGTGTATGGTGCCCAGCTGCACCTTCACGCACTGGGGGCGATTCTTGAAGACGCTTGGTATCGTGAAGGCTTGTTAGGCGACGGGCTTTTGTTGCGTTGGATTCTTTGCGGTGTCGCTCTGATGGTTTCTTGTGCAGTGGCCTTTGCCTGGAGCCGGGTAGGGAGGTTGCTGCTGGCCTTGTCAGTAGCCTTTGTCCTTTGGTTGGGCACCGCCTATTTCACCTGCTACTTCACCGGGGTGGTCATTGGTGGTGTGCCATGGATGGCTACGACCTCATCCGGGATTTTTGGCGCGATGATATGGCAGGCCATCACGGAACGTGCGCGCCGGCAGCAATTGCACCGTCATTTGCAGAGATCGATGTCGCCGGATGTAGCTGATGCCATCGTGAAAGCTCCGTCCGGCTACTACGCGGCAGCTTCAGGAAATAGGAAAGAGGTGACCGTTCTGTTCGCCGATGTGCGCGACTTCACCACACGTTCGGAGCAGCAGGATGCGGTGCAGCTGGTGAGCCAGCTGAACGAATACCTCGAGAAAATGGTGGAGGTGATTTTTGCCCATGGTGGCACGGTGGATAAATTCATCGGCGATGCCATTATGGCAACGTGGGGCGGGCTGGATCGCGATGACTCACAAGCTCAGGCCGAGGCCTCTGTGCAGGCAGCCAAAGGGATGTTGCATGAGCTGGCGAAGTTGAATGCGAAGTGGGCGAGTGAAGGCTTGGAACCGTTCCACATAGGTATCGGTATTCACCATGGCGAGGCGGTGGTGGGCGAGGTCGGCTCGGATCAACGCACTGACTTCACCGTCATTGGTGATGCGGTCAACCTGGCATCCCGGACTGAGGGTTTGACCAAAAAGTTGGCTGTCGAGTTGCTCATTTCCTCTGCAGTGTATGCGCATCTGACCGAGCCGCAGGGGTGGGTCGAAGTGCTCAGTGTGCGGGTCAAGGGACGCGATGCCGCGGTGTCACTCTACACGCCATTCCCTCACGATGATCAACAACGGCTCGTCTTGGAAGCAGGGGTAGCCGCCTTCCGCAGTGGTGATTTGAGCAAAGCGACCGCTCACTTTGCTGAGCTCGAAGCAGCTCCCACCTTTGCCGGTGTGGCCCGGTTCTATCAGCAGGAGCTAATGAAGCTGAGTGCGGGCACAAAAACGCCGCCCGGATGGGACGGCGTGATTCGGATGGACAGTAAATAG
- the thiD gene encoding bifunctional hydroxymethylpyrimidine kinase/phosphomethylpyrimidine kinase translates to MNSSSSSNQHSAPPVALSIAGSDCSAGAGIQADLKTFQRLGVHGLSALTSVVSETPLEVREIEATALPLLQSQIQILLESYPVTAVKTGLLPSRACIVAVCEILKDLDIPIVVDPVMVASSGSALMQNDAAMAIADRLIPLTTLVTPNMPEASVLLDREIRSERDLEPAAKEIAEKFNTSCLVKGGHLPGTDDRLDVLWHDGAAYRFQHPDAHIGSGIHGTGCALSSAITAGIAHGQSVETAVENGIKTVQELITGSYQWTHNDRSVRCLGW, encoded by the coding sequence ATGAACTCGTCATCGTCCTCCAACCAACACAGCGCACCTCCGGTCGCTCTCAGCATTGCTGGTTCTGACTGCTCAGCGGGTGCCGGCATCCAAGCCGATCTGAAAACCTTTCAGCGCCTTGGTGTGCATGGCCTATCAGCCCTCACCAGCGTGGTGTCTGAAACGCCTCTAGAAGTGCGCGAAATCGAAGCCACAGCCCTACCTCTGCTCCAAAGTCAGATTCAAATCCTACTCGAGAGCTACCCTGTGACCGCTGTGAAAACGGGCCTGCTACCATCACGTGCATGCATCGTCGCCGTCTGTGAAATCTTAAAAGACCTCGATATTCCCATCGTGGTGGATCCGGTCATGGTCGCCTCCAGTGGTTCCGCGCTAATGCAAAATGACGCCGCTATGGCCATCGCCGATCGGCTCATCCCCCTCACCACTCTGGTCACTCCAAATATGCCCGAGGCCTCGGTATTGCTCGATCGCGAAATCCGCAGCGAGCGCGATCTCGAACCAGCGGCCAAGGAAATCGCTGAAAAATTCAACACCTCCTGCCTGGTCAAAGGAGGCCATCTTCCCGGCACGGACGATCGCTTAGACGTGCTCTGGCACGATGGCGCCGCCTACCGCTTCCAGCATCCGGACGCCCACATTGGCTCCGGCATTCACGGCACCGGCTGCGCGCTTTCCTCCGCCATCACTGCGGGCATCGCCCACGGTCAATCCGTCGAGACTGCCGTGGAAAACGGGATCAAAACGGTGCAAGAATTAATCACCGGCTCATATCAATGGACGCACAACGACCGCTCTGTGCGCTGCCTTGGATGGTAA
- a CDS encoding vWA domain-containing protein: MTFSAPEWFFLLPVFILLGLLWRSLQLWKPLRALLLLTLTVLLADPHINKQQDALDLWVMLDRSESTEDLVDKGLPEWKKLLEKSKPSRQDRLHFIDYASEVVEQKPGTETAVFTGSRKMTRTNLAIQNITALAPKDRPSRILVFSDGYSTEPLSEAAAKLSSMGIPLDYRLVREETTDDFRVARIHLPVRTQVGEPFVLGVTVRGFTDTTVPLIIKRNGQTLSETQVKITGGTGKAEFTDRIARSGSYEYTADIMPEKDAHPGNNRAERWIEVTGGPRVLLVSKYIDDPLAAALKDQDYDVQVVSEPGSLRVGQLAGARSVVFNNIPAFEVPAAFQDALNFYVREQGGGFMMVGGKQSFGSGGYFQSPIDPLLPVSMELKNEHRKLAVAMAIVMDRSGSMSMSAGAGKSKMDLANTGAARAVELLGTMDQVAVFAVDSEAHKMVPLVEIQDKKNAITGKIRRIKSQGGGIYVYNGLSAAWKELKKASAGTRHIILFSDAADSEEPGAYKKLLAEMTREGATVSVIGLGTPADSDAKLLQEIAKLGKGRCFFTTRPADIPRLFAQETVTIARSAFVTDPVGTRATGKWSEVSATPFSWPAQADGYNLSYARPDATTSLATTDEYLAPLVAHARRGIGRTAAVSFPLGGKYSEKIRAWPPYGDFIQTLTQWLMGDQLPPGIGLRHRLEGTRLTIDLLYDHEEWGQKFAITPPRIRLLEGDAAGTPYEVAWKRIAPGRFSLTRDLEEGSLIRGAIQTGEHAIPFGPLIVGSSTEWAFDPDRLAELRSVSAQTGGRELVDLSQAWMRPPQIHDTDLRIPLAIIALLLVVLDALITRTGWKLPLPAITQRPAKAKVIQPSPAAVPTAPPEPSIAKASPPPSNPSAAPDVTMPETSRSSRFSRAKKKR; encoded by the coding sequence ATGACATTCAGCGCTCCAGAGTGGTTTTTTCTGCTACCCGTCTTTATCCTGTTAGGTTTGCTATGGCGGTCCTTGCAATTGTGGAAACCACTGCGTGCGCTGTTGCTGCTGACACTCACGGTCTTGTTAGCCGACCCCCATATCAACAAGCAACAGGACGCACTCGACCTGTGGGTGATGTTAGACCGCTCTGAATCCACCGAGGACCTTGTCGACAAAGGCTTGCCGGAGTGGAAAAAGCTGTTGGAGAAATCAAAACCTTCGCGCCAAGACCGACTTCATTTCATCGATTACGCCTCCGAAGTCGTGGAGCAAAAACCTGGCACCGAGACCGCCGTGTTCACCGGCAGCCGGAAGATGACGCGCACCAATCTGGCGATCCAAAACATCACCGCCCTGGCACCGAAAGACCGACCATCGCGCATCCTCGTCTTCAGCGATGGCTACTCCACGGAGCCCCTCTCCGAAGCAGCCGCCAAGCTCAGCTCGATGGGAATCCCCCTTGATTACCGCTTGGTGAGGGAGGAAACCACCGATGACTTCCGCGTGGCCCGCATCCACCTCCCGGTCAGAACTCAGGTGGGCGAGCCCTTTGTTTTAGGCGTCACCGTGCGTGGCTTCACCGATACCACCGTGCCCTTGATCATCAAACGCAACGGCCAGACACTTTCAGAAACCCAAGTCAAAATCACCGGGGGCACCGGCAAGGCGGAGTTTACTGATCGGATCGCACGCAGTGGCTCTTATGAATACACCGCCGACATCATGCCGGAAAAAGATGCCCACCCAGGCAACAACCGGGCGGAGCGATGGATCGAGGTAACCGGCGGCCCACGCGTTCTGTTAGTCAGCAAATACATCGACGATCCTCTAGCAGCCGCCTTGAAAGATCAGGACTACGATGTGCAGGTGGTCAGCGAACCAGGCAGTCTTAGAGTCGGGCAGCTCGCCGGTGCGCGCTCGGTGGTGTTTAACAATATCCCCGCCTTCGAAGTCCCCGCCGCCTTTCAAGACGCGCTGAACTTCTACGTGCGCGAGCAGGGTGGAGGCTTCATGATGGTGGGAGGGAAACAATCCTTCGGCTCCGGTGGCTATTTCCAATCACCCATCGATCCCCTGCTGCCCGTTTCCATGGAGTTGAAAAACGAGCACCGTAAGCTCGCCGTCGCCATGGCAATCGTCATGGACCGCTCCGGCTCGATGTCGATGAGTGCCGGTGCCGGAAAATCCAAAATGGATCTCGCCAACACCGGAGCCGCCCGCGCGGTTGAGCTGTTGGGCACCATGGATCAGGTCGCCGTCTTTGCCGTCGATAGCGAAGCCCACAAGATGGTCCCCCTGGTAGAAATCCAGGACAAGAAAAATGCCATCACCGGCAAAATCCGCCGCATCAAATCTCAGGGCGGCGGCATCTACGTTTACAACGGCCTGAGCGCCGCGTGGAAGGAGCTGAAGAAGGCCAGCGCCGGCACCCGCCATATCATCCTCTTTTCCGATGCCGCCGACTCCGAAGAGCCCGGCGCTTATAAGAAGTTGTTAGCCGAGATGACACGTGAAGGGGCCACCGTTTCCGTCATCGGCCTCGGCACCCCGGCCGACAGCGACGCCAAGCTCCTGCAAGAGATCGCCAAGCTCGGCAAGGGCCGTTGTTTTTTCACCACCCGCCCCGCCGACATCCCACGACTATTTGCCCAGGAAACAGTCACCATTGCGCGCTCGGCATTCGTCACCGATCCGGTAGGCACTCGCGCCACAGGCAAGTGGAGTGAAGTCTCGGCCACCCCCTTCAGCTGGCCTGCACAGGCTGACGGCTACAACCTTTCCTACGCCCGCCCAGATGCCACCACCTCCCTAGCCACCACCGATGAATACCTCGCGCCACTCGTCGCCCACGCCCGCCGTGGCATCGGACGCACAGCGGCTGTCTCCTTTCCCTTGGGTGGGAAATACTCTGAAAAAATCCGCGCTTGGCCACCATATGGCGACTTCATCCAGACCCTCACCCAGTGGCTGATGGGCGATCAATTACCGCCAGGAATCGGGCTCAGGCATCGGCTCGAAGGCACTCGCCTCACTATCGATCTCCTCTACGATCATGAAGAATGGGGCCAAAAATTCGCCATCACCCCGCCGCGAATTCGCCTTCTGGAAGGCGACGCCGCAGGCACCCCTTACGAGGTGGCCTGGAAACGCATTGCACCGGGTCGTTTCTCTCTCACCAGAGACTTGGAAGAAGGCAGTCTGATCCGCGGTGCGATTCAAACCGGAGAACACGCCATCCCCTTCGGCCCACTCATCGTTGGCTCCAGCACCGAGTGGGCATTCGATCCCGACCGCCTTGCCGAACTCCGCTCCGTCTCAGCCCAAACTGGCGGACGTGAGCTGGTGGATCTTTCCCAGGCCTGGATGCGCCCGCCACAAATCCACGATACCGACCTTCGGATCCCGCTTGCGATCATCGCATTGCTCTTGGTCGTTCTCGACGCACTAATTACCCGCACGGGATGGAAATTGCCATTGCCTGCGATCACGCAACGCCCCGCCAAAGCCAAAGTGATCCAACCAAGCCCCGCCGCCGTGCCGACAGCGCCCCCAGAACCTTCTATCGCTAAAGCTTCACCGCCACCATCCAACCCGAGCGCCGCCCCGGATGTGACGATGCCGGAAACAAGCCGGAGCTCACGCTTCAGCCGGGCCAAGAAAAAGCGGTAA
- a CDS encoding diacylglycerol/lipid kinase family protein yields MRQFIAIVNQESGLAKKSDLAELSTMMRQRMAEYEVTLDVKMTRGAEVESVFQKVIPQKPDGILVAGGDGTVNTAAGMLAGTGIAMGILPMGTFNLAARDHDIPLELDSALTTLARAEPRDIQLMKIGNRPCLCTAIIGFYPKMARMIDEYHGKKWWRKSLRIFGWTVSRFAKSTVYRVTITGTDGEQKVEHQFKSRMLSVVPGAYRDTLGIIPERKQVDRMKATVYVFRHLTRWAMLRGMLSFLLGKSSQDPDMEEVSVTAATLSFQGKKEIKIMIDGEVTQLPSPLKIELIPHALRMLIPNPEV; encoded by the coding sequence ATGCGTCAATTCATCGCCATCGTTAATCAAGAGTCAGGTCTCGCGAAGAAGTCCGATCTGGCAGAGCTCTCGACCATGATGCGGCAACGCATGGCGGAATATGAAGTTACGTTGGACGTCAAAATGACGCGTGGCGCGGAAGTGGAGTCGGTTTTCCAAAAAGTGATACCGCAAAAGCCGGACGGGATACTCGTGGCTGGTGGTGATGGCACGGTCAACACCGCAGCCGGTATGCTGGCAGGCACTGGCATCGCCATGGGGATTTTGCCGATGGGGACGTTTAATCTCGCTGCACGCGACCACGATATTCCGTTGGAGCTTGATTCGGCGCTCACTACCCTGGCCCGTGCGGAACCTCGTGACATTCAGCTGATGAAAATCGGCAACCGACCTTGCCTGTGCACCGCGATCATCGGCTTTTATCCGAAAATGGCTCGCATGATCGATGAGTATCATGGGAAAAAATGGTGGCGTAAGTCACTACGGATCTTCGGCTGGACGGTGAGCCGTTTTGCGAAATCCACCGTCTACCGAGTCACCATCACCGGCACCGATGGGGAGCAAAAAGTTGAGCATCAGTTCAAGAGTCGTATGCTCTCCGTGGTGCCCGGTGCATACCGCGATACCCTGGGGATCATCCCCGAACGGAAACAGGTCGACCGCATGAAGGCCACGGTCTACGTATTCCGGCACCTGACGCGATGGGCAATGCTGCGGGGGATGCTTTCATTTTTGTTAGGAAAAAGTAGCCAGGACCCGGACATGGAAGAGGTCTCGGTCACGGCGGCGACACTCAGTTTCCAAGGCAAGAAGGAGATTAAGATCATGATCGATGGCGAAGTGACGCAGTTGCCGTCGCCCTTGAAAATCGAACTAATCCCCCATGCCTTGCGCATGCTCATCCCCAACCCAGAGGTTTAA
- a CDS encoding metallophosphoesterase family protein: MYQILQLSDPHFGAVDLEQAEAAIALAAEIQPDLTLVPGDFSMRARKREMVAASAWLERLPEPRFTIPGNHDVPLLNQPIDRFFRPFRRYKKYINEELEPTLDLTIGRLLGFNSSTPFGLHIDWSRGFLSPFQGQRIATGFDDAEGLRMVAFHHPLHRKDETSRVLISPLPLVQRSLAMGKVDIVFAGHFHQSYAGVIELGHDDRNVVVSQSSTVCSTRTKGEPAGFHLLRLAETRIEILRYSWLDGSFTHDLTTNFKKQHGRWHQCG; encoded by the coding sequence ATGTATCAAATTCTCCAACTCTCAGACCCCCACTTCGGCGCTGTTGATCTTGAGCAGGCCGAGGCGGCGATTGCCCTGGCAGCGGAGATCCAGCCTGATCTTACCCTGGTCCCCGGGGACTTTTCCATGCGAGCACGCAAGCGGGAGATGGTGGCGGCCAGTGCTTGGTTAGAACGATTGCCCGAGCCACGGTTTACGATCCCAGGAAACCATGATGTGCCGCTGTTGAACCAGCCGATCGATCGCTTTTTTCGTCCGTTCCGGCGCTATAAAAAATACATCAACGAGGAGCTTGAGCCGACGCTCGACTTAACGATCGGGCGTTTGTTAGGTTTTAATTCGTCGACTCCTTTCGGTTTGCATATCGATTGGTCACGGGGATTTCTCTCGCCTTTCCAAGGGCAGCGAATTGCGACCGGTTTTGATGATGCGGAAGGTCTGCGCATGGTGGCTTTTCACCACCCCCTGCACCGTAAGGATGAAACCTCGCGAGTGCTGATTTCGCCACTGCCGCTGGTGCAGCGGTCCTTGGCCATGGGAAAAGTGGACATCGTTTTTGCCGGTCATTTTCATCAGTCCTACGCAGGGGTGATTGAGCTTGGGCACGACGACCGGAATGTGGTCGTGTCCCAGTCATCCACCGTCTGCTCCACCCGCACCAAGGGGGAACCCGCCGGGTTTCATTTGCTGCGTCTGGCAGAGACGCGGATCGAGATTCTTCGTTACAGCTGGTTGGATGGTTCGTTCACACACGATCTAACAACGAACTTTAAAAAACAACACGGTCGCTGGCATCAATGCGGTTGA
- a CDS encoding BatA domain-containing protein, with protein MNLILTNFHGFWALLGIPAVILIHFLQRRAKVETVSTLFLLKQTQRESTSGRRFDRLVNSVPLWLQILAVLLATWLLLQPRYVKAKSTQRIAIVLDSSASMRVFKDKLPETIQREIPRLQGNAANIEVWLMESDPSKAKIYQGNSTEDLLTALADWSPSAGATEPTNTLRVARSLVGSEGAVSYITDSPLANHAPYNSSTIAIGEPTDNCGFTGVTFESDGPNVIWKAIVRNYSSTEQTCTWKLETATGASSSREITLKAESLTTLQGAFPKDHTRCRLVLSADAFDLDDTLPMVVPSPKPLFVTSTLPKETVFLSDRMLASFPNLKPAPEFAAADLIVTSTETTPTTQHLMVFPQDKASSRPYLTGNIVATKHPLTEGLNWQTLLVRESYSIPHAADDEVLLWQGNRALIYLRTHPNSRKKALIFNFDISRSNGMKQPALAVLMLRYCELLQREKVAPETRLTETGEPLQITHHTGADAAPLVQNIITLAGESLEAREIPTSRNDLSAPEQPGFFILSQGDQALLTSATYFADTREADFSDCATEESPASSMASAVDHHTRDDHLWRIWVCMILAAVFGAWWFTKSGRKESLPETAR; from the coding sequence ATCAACCTCATCCTCACCAACTTTCACGGCTTCTGGGCGCTACTCGGCATCCCTGCGGTCATCCTGATCCACTTCCTGCAACGCCGGGCAAAAGTGGAAACGGTGAGCACCCTGTTCCTGCTGAAGCAGACTCAGCGGGAATCGACCAGTGGCCGCCGCTTCGATCGACTGGTCAACTCCGTGCCGCTGTGGCTGCAAATTTTAGCCGTTCTGTTAGCCACCTGGCTGCTGCTTCAGCCACGCTATGTGAAGGCCAAATCCACCCAGCGTATCGCCATCGTGTTAGACAGTTCGGCATCCATGCGTGTTTTTAAAGACAAGCTACCCGAGACCATCCAGCGTGAGATCCCCCGCTTACAGGGCAACGCCGCTAACATCGAAGTCTGGCTTATGGAGTCGGATCCATCGAAGGCAAAAATTTACCAGGGGAACTCAACCGAAGACCTGCTCACAGCACTCGCCGACTGGTCACCGAGCGCAGGCGCCACCGAACCGACCAATACCCTGCGCGTGGCTCGCAGTCTGGTAGGCAGCGAAGGCGCCGTGAGCTACATCACCGACAGCCCACTCGCCAACCACGCCCCCTACAACAGCTCAACCATCGCCATTGGCGAGCCGACCGATAACTGCGGCTTCACCGGAGTCACCTTCGAATCCGATGGCCCGAATGTGATTTGGAAGGCCATTGTTAGAAACTACTCAAGCACCGAACAAACCTGCACATGGAAACTGGAAACCGCCACAGGTGCCAGCAGTAGTCGGGAGATCACCCTGAAAGCCGAAAGCCTAACAACGCTGCAAGGAGCCTTCCCCAAGGATCATACTCGCTGCCGACTGGTGCTCAGCGCTGATGCCTTTGATCTCGATGACACCCTGCCGATGGTTGTACCGTCGCCGAAACCACTCTTCGTCACCTCCACCCTGCCTAAGGAAACCGTGTTCTTGAGCGATCGGATGCTCGCCAGTTTTCCCAACCTGAAACCAGCGCCCGAGTTCGCTGCGGCGGACCTCATCGTCACCTCCACCGAGACCACGCCCACGACCCAGCACCTGATGGTTTTTCCTCAGGACAAAGCCAGCAGTCGTCCCTACCTCACAGGCAACATTGTGGCCACCAAGCACCCGCTAACCGAGGGACTGAACTGGCAAACCTTGCTGGTGCGCGAAAGTTATTCCATCCCCCACGCGGCGGATGACGAGGTCCTGCTCTGGCAGGGCAACCGCGCGCTGATCTACCTCCGAACCCATCCGAACTCACGCAAGAAGGCGCTGATTTTCAACTTCGATATCAGTCGCTCCAACGGCATGAAACAGCCAGCTCTCGCGGTGTTGATGCTGAGATACTGCGAGCTGCTGCAGCGTGAAAAAGTGGCCCCCGAAACCCGCCTCACCGAAACTGGCGAACCGCTGCAAATCACGCATCACACCGGCGCCGACGCGGCGCCATTGGTGCAGAACATCATCACCCTCGCTGGCGAAAGCTTGGAAGCCCGGGAAATCCCCACCAGCCGCAACGACCTCAGTGCGCCGGAGCAACCCGGCTTTTTCATCCTCAGCCAGGGTGATCAAGCGCTGCTCACCTCGGCCACTTACTTCGCAGATACCCGGGAAGCTGATTTCTCCGACTGCGCCACGGAAGAATCACCCGCCAGCAGCATGGCCAGCGCCGTGGACCATCACACCCGCGACGACCATCTCTGGCGCATCTGGGTCTGTATGATTCTAGCTGCCGTGTTCGGAGCATGGTGGTTTACCAAGTCGGGCCGAAAAGAAAGCCTACCAGAAACGGCGCGGTAG
- a CDS encoding DUF58 domain-containing protein — MTPEQLSQLYTQATVCAERLTLPFRSQVWRGMAGEFQGAGTGSSIDFQDHRAYVPGDDPRHINWQAYARTGDYSMKLYREEVRPVIDIILDVSESMFFQQDKAERTAELFYFTVVSAMQAGASTRLHLLKGASYREIPMDAVSSHHWLDTAKSLSSDHDASPLALDKVPMRGNAIRVLISDLLFEGDPTPPLRHLTQQQGKAILLAPFLQSEARPEWEGNYEFIDAEQTSHHPHRIEKSTLRQYHQAYREHFTQWHAAARRFNAPFARVSTNTDLLTALNEEAVTAGALTIS, encoded by the coding sequence ATGACACCCGAGCAGCTTAGCCAACTCTACACCCAAGCGACCGTCTGTGCGGAGCGCTTGACCCTGCCTTTCCGCAGTCAGGTCTGGCGCGGTATGGCCGGCGAGTTCCAGGGCGCAGGCACCGGCTCATCGATCGATTTCCAAGACCACCGCGCCTACGTGCCGGGCGACGATCCTCGCCATATCAACTGGCAGGCCTACGCCCGCACCGGGGACTACTCGATGAAGCTTTACCGCGAAGAGGTACGGCCTGTCATCGACATCATCCTGGACGTTTCCGAGTCGATGTTCTTCCAGCAAGACAAGGCCGAGCGCACGGCGGAGTTGTTCTACTTCACCGTGGTCTCGGCGATGCAGGCAGGGGCCTCCACGCGCTTGCATCTGCTCAAAGGTGCCAGCTACCGAGAGATTCCGATGGATGCCGTCAGCTCACACCACTGGCTCGATACCGCGAAGTCGCTCAGCTCCGATCACGATGCCTCACCGCTGGCCCTCGACAAGGTGCCGATGCGAGGCAATGCCATCCGCGTGCTGATCTCCGATTTGCTCTTCGAAGGAGACCCCACACCACCGCTGCGACACCTCACCCAGCAGCAAGGCAAGGCGATCCTGCTGGCTCCTTTTTTACAATCGGAAGCCCGTCCTGAGTGGGAAGGAAATTACGAATTCATCGATGCCGAGCAAACCAGCCACCACCCGCACCGGATTGAGAAATCCACCCTGCGCCAGTATCATCAAGCCTACCGAGAACACTTCACCCAATGGCACGCCGCCGCCCGCCGTTTCAACGCCCCCTTCGCCCGCGTCAGCACCAACACCGACCTGCTTACCGCCCTGAACGAAGAAGCGGTCACCGCCGGTGCTCTCACCATTTCCTAA